CGGCGTCGGGCCGACGGCTAAGCAGCGGGACGTATTTCTACCGGCTCGACGCCGACGGCCGGCGCGCGGCGAAGCCGATGACGCTGATCCGATAATGCCCAGCCTTCTACTCCACATCGAGCCCCTCATCTCGACTGAGCCGTCTCCATCGCCGTAGAGACGCAACATGTTGCGTCTCTACCAACGGTCGAATCAACGGCTATCGCGTCGGCAGCAGGACAAACCAGGAAGCGCTCCGCCACCAGCGGAAAGGGGGCGGCACCGAAGACCGGTGCCGCCCCCCTTGCGTTGCGGCGGTCGTATTACCGGACAAGCGTCAGCTTGATCGTCTCCGTCGATTCGCCCGCGGTGAGGCGGCAGAAGTAGACGCCGCTCGCGAGGGCAGAGGCGTCCCACGTCAGCGCGTTCGTCCCGGCCGGGAAGCGGGCGCCGTCGGCGAGGCGGGCGACTTCGGCCCCGCGCACGTTGTAGACCACGGCCGTGACCTCGGCCGTAGCCGGGAGGTCGAAGGCAATTGTGGTTTCCGTACGGAAGGGGTTGGGGTAGCTGGCGTGGACGCGGAAGCGCTCGGGCGTGCCCGCCTCTGGCTCGCCGGCCACGGCCATCTGCTTCACGAGGCGGAGGTCGTCGATGTAATACTGGCCGAACGGCTCGTTGCCGGGCACATACGTGAGCTGCATGCTGTCGAAGCGCAGCGTCCCGTCGAGCACGCCGTCGCCGATCCACGAGCCGACGCCGTCGCTCCCCATGTTCCACGAGACGAGCTGCCAGCCGACCCAGTCGATCGTGAACCACGGGCTGACTTCGGTGCCCGTCGTGCCGGTGTTCACCCGGTCATCGACGGCGAAGCGGAACTGGTTGCCGAGGCCGTCCCCGAAGACGTACGCCTGCAGGGTGTACGTGCTGTCGAATCGGACGTTGAACGGGGGGCCGCCGGCGAGGAACTCGCGGATGAGCCACGGCGAGGTGTCGACGTTCCACCCGTAGTCGAGCCGGAACGAGGCGACGCCGCCGTTGAGTAGGTTGTACACGTCGGTGTCGACGACGGCGCCGGTCGAGTCGGTGACGATGCCCGTCGTGGAGCCGCTCTGCTGCGGCACCCACCAGTTGACGTCCACATCGCTCTCGAAGTCGTCGATCTCGGTGACGACGGTAGCGCGTGAGCCCGTCGTGAAGAGGGTCTGCTGGCGCGACGGCTGCGCGTTACGGAAGAGATCTTCGATCCCGGCTTCGAGCACGAGACGGTAGACCGTCTCCGCGGCGAGGTCGGCGGCGGGGAAGAACGTGACGACGCTCTGCTCGCCCACGTCGTACGGGACCACCTCGCCGGGCACGGCCGCGCCGCCGCCCGTCGGTTCGAGCCGGACGCGACCGTCGAGCGTGGCCGGGTTGATCCGCTCGCTGAACGTCGCGGTGACGAGGGGGCGGAACTCGACGCCTGTCGCCCCGAAGGCGGGGAACGCGCCGGCGAGCCGCGGCGGCACAGTGTCGGGGAAGCCGGTCGTGAACGTGAGCGTGAATGCGTCGCCGCCGGTCCCGTCGCCGTCGCCGTCGAGCGGATCTTCGAACGCACCCTCGGCAGTCCCGGCGATCGTGACCGTGTAATCCGTCTGGGGGAGGAGCGTGTCGGGTTCGAAGACGAGCCGGGTGTCGGCCTCGTTCCATGCGAACGTGCCGTCCACGTCCGGCGCAATCGAGAACGCGGCCTCGACGCTGGCGCGGTCCATCGGCCGGCTGAACTCGAAGACGAGCGGGTCGGTGATGCGGAAGTTGTCGTCGCCCTCGGCCGGCGTCGTCGAGGTCACGACCGGCGGGATCGTCGAGACGAGCTGGACGTCGGTGAACGTGAAGAAGGTGTCGACGGGCGTGATCTGGCTGGAGAACGGCGCGTAGCCCTCGGCCTCGACGGTGAACGCGAGCGTGCCGGCGGGGAGGCCGGGCAGGTAGTAGAACCCGTTGCGCAGCTCGTCCGGGTCGTCGGAGTACTGGTTGAAGAGGGATTCGTACGTATCGGTCGTGTACGACTGGCCGCCGATCGTGATGACGGCGCCGTTGATAGGCTGCTCGCTCTCGAGGTCGGAGACGATGCCCGTAGCGATGCGGGCGGGCGGGCGCTCGATGCCGTGGTAGTCGAGGATCGCCCAGAACATCGCGCGGGCTTCGAGCTGCTTCCACTCCGCGTTCATGTTGCGCTGGTTCTGCGTCGGGTTCGTGTGGAAGCCGGCCTCGCTCAGCGCGGAGGGCATGAGCGAGAAGCTCTGCACGAAGTTGCGCGAGCCCTTCGGCGTGACCGACACGTCGCGGCACGAGGACTCGCCGTAGAAGTCGCACTCGCCCCACGCGCCGTCGTTCGAGAGGGGAATGCGCATGCCGCGGCCGAGGAGCGGCCCCATGATCTCGGCCCACGGCCGACCACCGTTGTACGGGGGCGCAGGCTCGCCGCCGGTCCGGAGCTGGGGCCAGAGCACGAA
This genomic interval from Rhodothermales bacterium contains the following:
- a CDS encoding Ig-like domain-containing protein, which codes for MMPRLLPTSPLMVRLLPLLVLAVSLAAPASAQVTGLSDWSLYLDPGHSQNENIGVFGYSEARKVLRVGLELRDILLTETDIDTVYLSRTNDQQNVGLSQRVDDANALNADHFHSIHSNAAAPSANSLFVLWPQLRTGGEPAPPYNGGRPWAEIMGPLLGRGMRIPLSNDGAWGECDFYGESSCRDVSVTPKGSRNFVQSFSLMPSALSEAGFHTNPTQNQRNMNAEWKQLEARAMFWAILDYHGIERPPARIATGIVSDLESEQPINGAVITIGGQSYTTDTYESLFNQYSDDPDELRNGFYYLPGLPAGTLAFTVEAEGYAPFSSQITPVDTFFTFTDVQLVSTIPPVVTSTTPAEGDDNFRITDPLVFEFSRPMDRASVEAAFSIAPDVDGTFAWNEADTRLVFEPDTLLPQTDYTVTIAGTAEGAFEDPLDGDGDGTGGDAFTLTFTTGFPDTVPPRLAGAFPAFGATGVEFRPLVTATFSERINPATLDGRVRLEPTGGGAAVPGEVVPYDVGEQSVVTFFPAADLAAETVYRLVLEAGIEDLFRNAQPSRQQTLFTTGSRATVVTEIDDFESDVDVNWWVPQQSGSTTGIVTDSTGAVVDTDVYNLLNGGVASFRLDYGWNVDTSPWLIREFLAGGPPFNVRFDSTYTLQAYVFGDGLGNQFRFAVDDRVNTGTTGTEVSPWFTIDWVGWQLVSWNMGSDGVGSWIGDGVLDGTLRFDSMQLTYVPGNEPFGQYYIDDLRLVKQMAVAGEPEAGTPERFRVHASYPNPFRTETTIAFDLPATAEVTAVVYNVRGAEVARLADGARFPAGTNALTWDASALASGVYFCRLTAGESTETIKLTLVR